In Pedobacter sp. WC2423, the following are encoded in one genomic region:
- a CDS encoding NIPSNAP family protein, which yields MKRRSFVKASLVTGTAAIISPVMTKAAVKDNQHEPAEFYELRVYTLKDDIQQKIVEDFYSQAAIPAFNKLGVEHVGVFTELKPDGQTRLFVLIPYHSLAHFNEVIVKLEQDKVFQQKGIPYLTAPATAPAYVRIESSIMKAFAHAPKIAVPPNKSRIFELRQYQSASEAAGKKKVEMFNDQGEIDIFKRLGFKPVFWGETVIGPLRPNLTYMLTFDNLEGKAAHWDSFIADAEWKKISTVDGYSDALLVSKITSTLLLPAVYSQV from the coding sequence ATGAAAAGACGCTCATTTGTAAAAGCCTCCCTGGTAACAGGTACGGCTGCAATTATTTCTCCTGTAATGACTAAAGCCGCAGTTAAAGATAATCAGCATGAACCTGCTGAATTTTATGAATTAAGAGTTTATACGCTGAAAGATGATATTCAGCAAAAAATAGTGGAAGATTTTTATAGTCAGGCAGCTATACCAGCGTTTAATAAACTGGGGGTAGAACATGTGGGCGTTTTTACCGAATTAAAGCCGGATGGCCAGACCAGATTATTCGTATTGATTCCTTATCACAGTCTTGCACATTTCAATGAAGTGATTGTCAAACTGGAACAGGATAAGGTATTTCAGCAAAAGGGTATCCCTTATCTGACTGCTCCGGCAACAGCTCCTGCTTATGTGCGTATTGAAAGTTCCATTATGAAGGCATTTGCACATGCGCCTAAAATAGCAGTCCCTCCAAATAAGTCCCGCATTTTTGAATTGCGTCAGTATCAGAGTGCAAGTGAGGCTGCCGGAAAGAAGAAAGTTGAAATGTTCAATGATCAGGGGGAGATTGATATTTTCAAACGTCTGGGTTTTAAACCTGTATTTTGGGGAGAAACGGTCATAGGGCCATTAAGACCAAATTTGACTTATATGCTGACCTTTGACAATCTGGAAGGTAAAGCGGCGCATTGGGATTCTTTTATAGCTGATGCAGAGTGGAAAAAAATAAGTACAGTTGATGGTTATTCGGATGCACTATTAGTGAGTAAGATTACTTCAACGTTATTATTGCCGGCGGTTTATTCACAGGTATAA
- a CDS encoding LytR/AlgR family response regulator transcription factor, whose product MYNCIIIEDELHTIELLKTYIDSIPNLNLVESYSNPVVALNNITTRVPIDLIIMDIEMPVISGLELSKELIGKTKKLIFITGHMQYAYEAFQVHADGFLLKPFTILKFTSLIKRLFPDEQPGNDEKSKDDHDFFFVKNKSEDLNTTKINFNDVIAIESLHNYIKIYTEKAEIVAYLKLSDMKALLADNTNFIQVHRSFIISMRHIKTINGPNLKMEGDLFIKIGESYGEKFISFVKNRTLTVSKKK is encoded by the coding sequence ATGTATAATTGTATAATAATTGAGGATGAACTTCATACCATTGAATTATTAAAAACATATATTGATTCCATTCCTAATTTAAATCTGGTTGAGTCTTATTCAAATCCTGTTGTTGCTTTAAACAACATTACAACCAGGGTGCCTATCGATTTAATTATAATGGATATAGAGATGCCTGTTATTTCCGGATTAGAATTATCGAAAGAGCTTATTGGAAAAACGAAAAAGCTGATTTTCATAACCGGGCATATGCAATACGCCTATGAAGCCTTCCAGGTTCATGCTGATGGCTTTTTATTAAAACCTTTTACCATCCTAAAGTTCACCTCATTAATTAAGAGGCTCTTTCCTGATGAACAGCCGGGCAATGACGAGAAATCAAAAGATGACCACGATTTTTTCTTTGTGAAGAATAAAAGTGAAGACCTGAATACAACAAAAATAAATTTCAATGACGTTATTGCAATTGAGAGCCTGCATAACTATATTAAAATTTACACGGAGAAGGCCGAAATTGTAGCTTATTTAAAGCTGAGTGATATGAAAGCTTTATTAGCAGACAATACTAATTTTATCCAGGTACACCGCAGCTTTATTATTTCCATGAGGCACATCAAAACAATTAATGGCCCTAATTTAAAAATGGAAGGTGACTTATTTATTAAAATCGGTGAATCTTATGGTGAAAAATTCATCTCTTTTGTCAAAAACAGGACGTTGACAGTAAGTAAGAAAAAATAA